In Vigna unguiculata cultivar IT97K-499-35 chromosome 3, ASM411807v1, whole genome shotgun sequence, a single genomic region encodes these proteins:
- the LOC114175835 gene encoding uncharacterized protein LOC114175835 isoform X2, translating to MLLGSNLQFSRWTFFKHLPTRKFKITTLCQNKSVATLCHFETLTSHQKHQIHLYVDTLLQWNKRMNLTAVREVNDVMERHVEDSLAILPPLSDCYRSHCGSSCDKLSLVDVGSGAGLPGVVLAIARPEWDVTLMESMNKRCVFLEHVVGVIGSSNVKIVRGRAENLGQNPCFREQFDVAVARAVAEMRILAEYCLPLVRVGGLFIAAKGHDPKDEIKKAESAIQKVGASLLQVCSVESQSPYGQRTAVICSKDRPTPLKYPRDPGTPAKEPL from the exons ATGCTGCTGGGAAGTAACTTACAGTTTTCTCGGTGGACTTTCTTCAAACACCTTCCGACAcgaaaattcaaaataacaaCACTGTGTCAGAACAAATCCGTAGCCACTCTCTGCCACTTCGAAACGCTAACCTCCCACCAGAAACATCAGATTCATCTCTACGTCGACACTCTTCTTCAATGGAACAAG CGCATGAATCTCACTGCTGTTAGAGAGGTGAATGATGTGATGGAAAGGCACGTGGAGGACTCCCTCGCGATTTTGCCTCCGCTCAGCGATTGTTACCGCTCGCACTGCGGCTCTTCTTGCGATAAGTTGAGTCTCGTCGATGTTGGAAGTGGCGCTGGCCTTCCAGGAGTAGTTTTGGCCATAGCTCGCCCAG AGTGGGATGTAACGCTGATGGAGTCTATGAACAAGAGATGCGTCTTCTTGGAGCACGTCGTTGGTGTTATCGGTTCCTCAAACGTTAAAATTGTAAGAGGAAGAGCAGAG AATTTAGGGCAGAATCCTTGCTTCAGAGAGCAATTTGATGTAGCAGTGGCCAGGGCAGTTGCAGAAATGAGAATATTGG CTGAATACTGTCTTCCTTTGGTTCGTGTTGGTGGGTTGTTTATAGCTGCCAAGGGTCATGATCCTAAG GATGAAATTAAGAAAGCTGAAAGTGCCATCCAGAAGGTGGGTGCATCTCTATTGCAAGTTTGCTCAG TGGAATCGCAAAGCCCATATGGTCAGCGAACTGCTGTCATATGTTCAAAGGATCGTCCTACCCCATTGAAATATCCCCGTGATCCAGGTACACCAGCTAAAGAACCATTGTAG
- the LOC114175835 gene encoding uncharacterized protein LOC114175835 isoform X1 produces the protein MLLGSNLQFSRWTFFKHLPTRKFKITTLCQNKSVATLCHFETLTSHQKHQIHLYVDTLLQWNKRMNLTAVREVNDVMERHVEDSLAILPPLSDCYRSHCGSSCDKLSLVDVGSGAGLPGVVLAIARPEWDVTLMESMNKRCVFLEHVVGVIGSSNVKIVRGRAENLGQNPCFREQFDVAVARAVAEMRILVFAFYFSFPAEYCLPLVRVGGLFIAAKGHDPKDEIKKAESAIQKVGASLLQVCSVESQSPYGQRTAVICSKDRPTPLKYPRDPGTPAKEPL, from the exons ATGCTGCTGGGAAGTAACTTACAGTTTTCTCGGTGGACTTTCTTCAAACACCTTCCGACAcgaaaattcaaaataacaaCACTGTGTCAGAACAAATCCGTAGCCACTCTCTGCCACTTCGAAACGCTAACCTCCCACCAGAAACATCAGATTCATCTCTACGTCGACACTCTTCTTCAATGGAACAAG CGCATGAATCTCACTGCTGTTAGAGAGGTGAATGATGTGATGGAAAGGCACGTGGAGGACTCCCTCGCGATTTTGCCTCCGCTCAGCGATTGTTACCGCTCGCACTGCGGCTCTTCTTGCGATAAGTTGAGTCTCGTCGATGTTGGAAGTGGCGCTGGCCTTCCAGGAGTAGTTTTGGCCATAGCTCGCCCAG AGTGGGATGTAACGCTGATGGAGTCTATGAACAAGAGATGCGTCTTCTTGGAGCACGTCGTTGGTGTTATCGGTTCCTCAAACGTTAAAATTGTAAGAGGAAGAGCAGAG AATTTAGGGCAGAATCCTTGCTTCAGAGAGCAATTTGATGTAGCAGTGGCCAGGGCAGTTGCAGAAATGAGAATATTGG TGTTTGctttctatttttcatttccAGCTGAATACTGTCTTCCTTTGGTTCGTGTTGGTGGGTTGTTTATAGCTGCCAAGGGTCATGATCCTAAG GATGAAATTAAGAAAGCTGAAAGTGCCATCCAGAAGGTGGGTGCATCTCTATTGCAAGTTTGCTCAG TGGAATCGCAAAGCCCATATGGTCAGCGAACTGCTGTCATATGTTCAAAGGATCGTCCTACCCCATTGAAATATCCCCGTGATCCAGGTACACCAGCTAAAGAACCATTGTAG
- the LOC114175835 gene encoding uncharacterized protein LOC114175835 isoform X3, translating to MLLGSNLQFSRWTFFKHLPTRKFKITTLCQNKSVATLCHFETLTSHQKHQIHLYVDTLLQWNKRMNLTAVREVNDVMERHVEDSLAILPPLSDCYRSHCGSSCDKLSLVDVGSGAGLPGVVLAIARPEWDVTLMESMNKRCVFLEHVVGVIGSSNVKIVRGRAENLGQNPCFREQFDVAVARAVAEMRILVFAFYFSFPAEYCLPLVRVGGLFIAAKGHDPKWNRKAHMVSELLSYVQRIVLPH from the exons ATGCTGCTGGGAAGTAACTTACAGTTTTCTCGGTGGACTTTCTTCAAACACCTTCCGACAcgaaaattcaaaataacaaCACTGTGTCAGAACAAATCCGTAGCCACTCTCTGCCACTTCGAAACGCTAACCTCCCACCAGAAACATCAGATTCATCTCTACGTCGACACTCTTCTTCAATGGAACAAG CGCATGAATCTCACTGCTGTTAGAGAGGTGAATGATGTGATGGAAAGGCACGTGGAGGACTCCCTCGCGATTTTGCCTCCGCTCAGCGATTGTTACCGCTCGCACTGCGGCTCTTCTTGCGATAAGTTGAGTCTCGTCGATGTTGGAAGTGGCGCTGGCCTTCCAGGAGTAGTTTTGGCCATAGCTCGCCCAG AGTGGGATGTAACGCTGATGGAGTCTATGAACAAGAGATGCGTCTTCTTGGAGCACGTCGTTGGTGTTATCGGTTCCTCAAACGTTAAAATTGTAAGAGGAAGAGCAGAG AATTTAGGGCAGAATCCTTGCTTCAGAGAGCAATTTGATGTAGCAGTGGCCAGGGCAGTTGCAGAAATGAGAATATTGG TGTTTGctttctatttttcatttccAGCTGAATACTGTCTTCCTTTGGTTCGTGTTGGTGGGTTGTTTATAGCTGCCAAGGGTCATGATCCTAAG TGGAATCGCAAAGCCCATATGGTCAGCGAACTGCTGTCATATGTTCAAAGGATCGTCCTACCCCATTGA
- the LOC114175835 gene encoding uncharacterized protein LOC114175835 isoform X4: MLLGSNLQFSRWTFFKHLPTRKFKITTLCQNKSVATLCHFETLTSHQKHQIHLYVDTLLQWNKRMNLTAVREVNDVMERHVEDSLAILPPLSDCYRSHCGSSCDKLSLVDVGSGAGLPGVVLAIARPEWDVTLMESMNKRCVFLEHVVGVIGSSNVKIVRGRAENLGQNPCFREQFDVAVARAVAEMRILAEYCLPLVRVGGLFIAAKGHDPKWNRKAHMVSELLSYVQRIVLPH, encoded by the exons ATGCTGCTGGGAAGTAACTTACAGTTTTCTCGGTGGACTTTCTTCAAACACCTTCCGACAcgaaaattcaaaataacaaCACTGTGTCAGAACAAATCCGTAGCCACTCTCTGCCACTTCGAAACGCTAACCTCCCACCAGAAACATCAGATTCATCTCTACGTCGACACTCTTCTTCAATGGAACAAG CGCATGAATCTCACTGCTGTTAGAGAGGTGAATGATGTGATGGAAAGGCACGTGGAGGACTCCCTCGCGATTTTGCCTCCGCTCAGCGATTGTTACCGCTCGCACTGCGGCTCTTCTTGCGATAAGTTGAGTCTCGTCGATGTTGGAAGTGGCGCTGGCCTTCCAGGAGTAGTTTTGGCCATAGCTCGCCCAG AGTGGGATGTAACGCTGATGGAGTCTATGAACAAGAGATGCGTCTTCTTGGAGCACGTCGTTGGTGTTATCGGTTCCTCAAACGTTAAAATTGTAAGAGGAAGAGCAGAG AATTTAGGGCAGAATCCTTGCTTCAGAGAGCAATTTGATGTAGCAGTGGCCAGGGCAGTTGCAGAAATGAGAATATTGG CTGAATACTGTCTTCCTTTGGTTCGTGTTGGTGGGTTGTTTATAGCTGCCAAGGGTCATGATCCTAAG TGGAATCGCAAAGCCCATATGGTCAGCGAACTGCTGTCATATGTTCAAAGGATCGTCCTACCCCATTGA
- the LOC114177072 gene encoding protein JINGUBANG isoform X2, which yields MERTASFNDTNNTLSSQPSLASVPSLNSHSHLFNASTTSHTCLATLKPHASSYTSSLALAGKFLYAGSSDREIRSWNHTIFLSEQHLQNTNLITAGTGAVKSIVVHSDKLFTAHQDHKIRVWRITTQDHDQQKFTRVATLPTLGDRVTKILIPKNHVQIRRHKKCTWVHHVDTVSSLALSHDGTLLYSVSWDRTLKIWRTKDFACLESVRNAHDDAINAVAVSGDGHVYTGSTDKRIRVWRKREGEKKHSVVETLEKHRSGINALALSSDGCVLYSGACDRSILVWEKGENWKLVVVGALRGHTKSILCLGVVRDLVCSGSEDKTVRIWRGIEREYSCLAVLEGHRSPIKSLTATLDHSDHPSQLSLLVYSGSLDSDVKVWQDFDHGDI from the exons ATGGAACGGACCGCATCCTTCAACGACACCAATAATACTCTCTCTTCGCAACCAAGTCTCGCTTCAGTTCCTTCCCTCAACTCACACTCACACCTCTTCAACGCTTCCACCACCTCTCACACGTGCCTCGCCACTCTCAAACCCCACGCCTCCTCCTACACCTCCTCCCTCGCCCTCGCCGGCAAGTTCCTCTACGCCGGCTCCTCCGACAGAGAAATCAGATCCTGGAACCACACCATTTTCCTCTCCGAACAACATCTACAAAACACCAACCTCATAACCGCGGGAACAGGTGCCGTGAAATCCATAGTGGTCCACTCCGACAAGCTCTTTACCGCACACCAAGACCACAAAATCCGCGTCTGGAGAATCACAACCCAAGACCACGACCAACAGAAATTCACACGTGTGGCCACTCTCCCCACGCTCGGTGACCGCGTGACCAAAATCTTGATCCCGAAGAATCACGTTCAGATTCGGCGGCACAAGAAGTGCACCTGGGTTCACCACGTGGACACCGTCTCCTCCCTCGCCTTGTCGCACGACGGAACGTTGTTGTACTCCGTTTCTTGGGACCGCACGTTGAAGATTTGGCGGACGAAAGACTTCGCGTGCTTGGAGTCCGTGCGCAACGCGCACGACGACGCCATAAACGCTGTGGCAGTTTCTGGCGATGGACACGTGTATACCGGATCCACCGACAAGAGAATCAGGGTTTGGAGAAAAAGGGAAGGGGAGAAGAAACACTCGGTGGTGGAGACGTTGGAGAAACACAGGTCAGGGATTAACGCCTTGGCTCTTAGCAGTGACGGTTGCGTGCTGTACTCTGGTGCATGTGATAGGTCCATACTGGTTTGGGAGAAGGGAGAGAATTGGAAATTGGTGGTGGTTGGTGCTTTGAGGGGGCACACTAAGTCCATTCTGTGCTTGGGTGTGGTTCGGGATTTGGTGTGTAGTGGTTCTGAGGATAAAACGGTGCGTATTTGGAGAGGGATTGAGAGGGAGTATTCATGTTTAGCTGTTTTGGAAGGGCATAGGAGCCCTATTAAGAGCCTAACTGCAACCCTTGATCACAGTGATCACCCTTCCCAGCTATCTCTTCTTGTCTATAGTGGCAGTTTGGACTCTGATGTCAAAGTTTGGCAg GACTTTGATCATGGAGATATTTAG
- the LOC114177072 gene encoding protein JINGUBANG isoform X1, translating to MERTASFNDTNNTLSSQPSLASVPSLNSHSHLFNASTTSHTCLATLKPHASSYTSSLALAGKFLYAGSSDREIRSWNHTIFLSEQHLQNTNLITAGTGAVKSIVVHSDKLFTAHQDHKIRVWRITTQDHDQQKFTRVATLPTLGDRVTKILIPKNHVQIRRHKKCTWVHHVDTVSSLALSHDGTLLYSVSWDRTLKIWRTKDFACLESVRNAHDDAINAVAVSGDGHVYTGSTDKRIRVWRKREGEKKHSVVETLEKHRSGINALALSSDGCVLYSGACDRSILVWEKGENWKLVVVGALRGHTKSILCLGVVRDLVCSGSEDKTVRIWRGIEREYSCLAVLEGHRSPIKSLTATLDHSDHPSQLSLLVYSGSLDSDVKVWQQDFDHGDI from the exons ATGGAACGGACCGCATCCTTCAACGACACCAATAATACTCTCTCTTCGCAACCAAGTCTCGCTTCAGTTCCTTCCCTCAACTCACACTCACACCTCTTCAACGCTTCCACCACCTCTCACACGTGCCTCGCCACTCTCAAACCCCACGCCTCCTCCTACACCTCCTCCCTCGCCCTCGCCGGCAAGTTCCTCTACGCCGGCTCCTCCGACAGAGAAATCAGATCCTGGAACCACACCATTTTCCTCTCCGAACAACATCTACAAAACACCAACCTCATAACCGCGGGAACAGGTGCCGTGAAATCCATAGTGGTCCACTCCGACAAGCTCTTTACCGCACACCAAGACCACAAAATCCGCGTCTGGAGAATCACAACCCAAGACCACGACCAACAGAAATTCACACGTGTGGCCACTCTCCCCACGCTCGGTGACCGCGTGACCAAAATCTTGATCCCGAAGAATCACGTTCAGATTCGGCGGCACAAGAAGTGCACCTGGGTTCACCACGTGGACACCGTCTCCTCCCTCGCCTTGTCGCACGACGGAACGTTGTTGTACTCCGTTTCTTGGGACCGCACGTTGAAGATTTGGCGGACGAAAGACTTCGCGTGCTTGGAGTCCGTGCGCAACGCGCACGACGACGCCATAAACGCTGTGGCAGTTTCTGGCGATGGACACGTGTATACCGGATCCACCGACAAGAGAATCAGGGTTTGGAGAAAAAGGGAAGGGGAGAAGAAACACTCGGTGGTGGAGACGTTGGAGAAACACAGGTCAGGGATTAACGCCTTGGCTCTTAGCAGTGACGGTTGCGTGCTGTACTCTGGTGCATGTGATAGGTCCATACTGGTTTGGGAGAAGGGAGAGAATTGGAAATTGGTGGTGGTTGGTGCTTTGAGGGGGCACACTAAGTCCATTCTGTGCTTGGGTGTGGTTCGGGATTTGGTGTGTAGTGGTTCTGAGGATAAAACGGTGCGTATTTGGAGAGGGATTGAGAGGGAGTATTCATGTTTAGCTGTTTTGGAAGGGCATAGGAGCCCTATTAAGAGCCTAACTGCAACCCTTGATCACAGTGATCACCCTTCCCAGCTATCTCTTCTTGTCTATAGTGGCAGTTTGGACTCTGATGTCAAAGTTTGGCAg CAGGACTTTGATCATGGAGATATTTAG